CATATCTTGGTGTGAGTATGAAGCTGAATACAATGTTAATAATTGAACCAATTACTAATGCATACATTGGAAATTGCGGTTTTCCAAGTCCCTGACACATACTACTTGCAATAAGATATACTGAGAAGAAGAACATTCCTGTTACAAGTATCCATAATGCTTCTGCACCCTGTGCATAGGCATTTCCGAATAATAATGACATTATAGGAGCTGCATAGACCATGATAAATGCTGATATTGGTAGTGTTGTTAGTGTTGTGTATCTGTATGACTGGTGTATGTACATCCTAAGTAATTCTTTATCATTTAAACTATCTGCTTCACTTAATGCCGGTAGTACTGATGTAGATACTGAATTTGCTATTATTAAAGGTATTCTTGCTGTTGCACTAGCATTAGTGTATAATCCTGCAAATGCTGCTGGTAGAAATACTCCTATAAAGAAGGTACCTGTATCATAGATGAATATCTCTGCTATTCCTGATATCACTACTGGTATTGAGAATTTAAATATTGTTGTTAGTATTTCAAATTCTTCCTTTCTTGAAAGTGTTCTGTATTCATCATTAAGGTACGGGTCAATTATATCTTTCTTATATAAGTAGTATGATCCTAGCAGTGCCATTAAGAATCCTAGTGCTGTACCAAGTACTGCTCCTGATGCGTACCATCCTAGTAAAACTAATGATATTGCAAATACTAATGTGAATATCTGTTCTATAAGTTTTGAGTAGAAGATATGTGTCATCTTATAGAAGCCCTGGAATACTCCTCTTAATGCTCCAACTATTACACTGAATGGTACGATTACTGACACTAATCTTAGTGGTAGTAATGCTTCTGGTTTATGCCACATGCCTATTGCTACCGGCTCTGATATTATGTACATTATCACTGCTGCTAATATGGCCATGAATATCATTAATTTCATGGATGTCTTGATGATTTGATGTACCATGTCCTTGTCGTCTACAGCTTTGTACTGTGATACATATTTTGCAATTGCAGGTGGTACTCCTCCACTAGCTGCTGTTATCAGTGCATTCTGAAATGGCAGGGTTAATCCTACTATACCATATCCAGTGGTTGTTAATAGTCTACTTAAAATAAATCGATATATAAATCCGCCTAGTCTTAGGATTATTGAACCTAATAATATGATTATACTACCCGATGCTAGTTTAGATTTTTTATCGGTCAAATATCTACCTCCTATGGTAATGTCCTTAGAAGAATAATGCTATTTTCCAAAAAATCTCTTTTTATATTTTATTTTTATTAATTTCTTCTAGAATAGACTGTATTAAAATATATATTCTATATTATATGAATATATTTATTGAAATGGAGGTTAAACAATAATACTTCTAGTGATACTATAATTGTATGGTACAGTAGTTGTGAATTTTTTAAGGAAGTTTACATTTCAGGTAAGAAATGTTTCATGGTATAATAATTTTTGTAAATCATTATTAAGATAATATTAAATTAGACTATAATTAAAGGATTAGTTATACTATATGTTTAACACGTGAATTGTATCATTAATATAAAATATAAGTAACATAAATGATATACTATATATTTAAATAGGAACAAGGAGGGGTACTATTGACAGATAATGTAGACAGACTAGGAACAAGAATGGTTGAACTAAACAATGCTCTACAAGACAAGAGAACAAATCCGGATTTTGCATTTGAAGATATTAATTCTGTTGACATGTTAGTGAAAATAATTGTTAACCTAGAATCTAATGAAAAGGGAATAGAGGATGGAATATACATATATATCAATGAAGAAGGAGACATTGTAAACGCTGAATATTTTGTAAAAGAACATGGGGAAATTACCATCTTTAGTTTTGATGATGCGCAATTAGATCTTATACGTGAATTATTCGGAGATGTCTTCGCAGTAAATGTAGAATAGTAAGGTTTTTATCCTTTATGCTTTTATCACCACCCCTTAATTAATTCTATTTTTTTTGGAAATTATCATCTAATTTT
This genomic interval from Candidatus Methanosphaera massiliense contains the following:
- a CDS encoding flippase, whose protein sequence is MTDKKSKLASGSIIILLGSIILRLGGFIYRFILSRLLTTTGYGIVGLTLPFQNALITAASGGVPPAIAKYVSQYKAVDDKDMVHQIIKTSMKLMIFMAILAAVIMYIISEPVAIGMWHKPEALLPLRLVSVIVPFSVIVGALRGVFQGFYKMTHIFYSKLIEQIFTLVFAISLVLLGWYASGAVLGTALGFLMALLGSYYLYKKDIIDPYLNDEYRTLSRKEEFEILTTIFKFSIPVVISGIAEIFIYDTGTFFIGVFLPAAFAGLYTNASATARIPLIIANSVSTSVLPALSEADSLNDKELLRMYIHQSYRYTTLTTLPISAFIMVYAAPIMSLLFGNAYAQGAEALWILVTGMFFFSVYLIASSMCQGLGKPQFPMYALVIGSIINIVFSFILTPRYGIAGAAFATTLGTLSLMLLTSIELAKISGVRPPLMDISKVVISTAAMIVVMYLIPKTILGMIIGGIIGSIVYIGVVLLLKAIKQEDIVFIEHIVNRTGPLKKYLDVFVRFIYRHSG